gtcctcgacactacctatctcAACGAACAAATTTTGAATAGTGGAGCCCATGTGGGAGCTatgcgaacaattagttccctttggcaggctccttgaaaccgaaactcgcagcaaaaaagagcgtctgtgtcgtcgatagCTTTAAAGTATAAGTTTTGCAGCGCCCTCTGTGAGTTATCTAGTAATACCAGGCCGTTAACTCTATTTGCCAGGCCTGTCTCGCTAGGTGACAGCGGGGTGATGTCCGCCTCTGGTGGGAATGAGACAGCTTTGCTCGGAAGTTTCGCCAGGAAGCAGGTGAAGTACGGCAGCACCTGCAAGTATGTCTCGCGCAGCGGAAAGACAATTAAGCACGTCGTACAGCCGGGCGACACGCTACAGGGCATTGCGCTGCGCTACGGAGTCACGGTGAGCAGACAGTGCATCGCTCAGTCTCGCTAGAGTGCAGGCGGTCGTCGACCCACAGTGCCTCTCCAGAAACGAAACTGCCGCTTTTGTGTCAGATTTCACGATTTTAGATTCCACATAACTTTGTAGGTGGTCGGTCAGTACCGTGAAACATGAGTGGCGAGCTGTGTTTGAATGAAGCTCGCGGCCAACACGCAGTATGTGCCGTTGTGCAGTGTTGCAATTAAAGCTTGGACATGCGCTGGTCGACGGGGAAAAATGCGATAAATTGAAGCAGGAACTAGCATTATGCCTCTGAGAGGAGCACAGGATCGAGGCCGAGTGATATGTAGGTCGAGGAGGAGATGCTGCGTCTAAGGTGGGTTTGCGCATTTGGGACTGGCATAGTTATCGAGGAAACAGCTCGTAGGAGCAAGCTAAAAATGTGTCGGCTCTCTCGTTCCAGCTGCGCGGATAGTCGAAGGTGTGGCTCGCTAGAATGAGGCGAAGCTTGTATCTGGGTGCAATACAAGTCCTCTGTACTATTTGGGCCCTATGAGCGGTTCGAGAAGTTGCGACAGTTTCGTTTGTCTCTCATGCGACCAGGGCGTGAGCTGTGTACCGCCAATCCTCGCAATTTTTACTTTTAATAGAACGAAAAACAGAAAAGCGGGAACAGGGAGCAGACACTTGCGTATAACCTACGCTTGTACCTTTGACGCTGTTCATAAGGTCCTTTTCCCTGATAATGTGCACCACGAATTTCCGTTGCTCTATCTCCCGTCATACATCTTGAGGAAGAGATTTGACAAAAGGCGGCAAGTTACTTTCATCGGGAGGTTCTTTTTACTCGAAAGCACAACATCTGCCACAATAATATATGTTGCAcctgtcccccccccctctcatctGTTAGGAGATAAGCAGTAAGTATGCTGGTCGGCTATTAACACGACCTCTCTCCTCTGGACAGGCACTCAAATCATGCTCATTGCAACATAAAGCCTCAGGTACTCAATTGGAAGGTGGTGGCTGTATAGCACGTTATGGCTGTATAGCCAAAGTGTTATACACAGTACTGCGCTCACCATTGGTGCTGTTGAAAAATCAGCGGATATTATTTTTGCTAGACAAGATCACCCATTTGCAGTTTTGCTGAGATGGTAGCGCAAGTGAAGATGTATGCTCGTAATTTTGTTGCTGTGCCAAGCTGCAGCAACTGATAGGTCGCATGTGGTGTAATAAACGGCCTTCGCGAGAGTGCTGTTTACAGATGTCCTAGTGTAGCTCAGATAAGGACTGCAGATGAAGAGGTGGGGTTTCATCCGTCTTGCCATATCGTGTGGACTCGGGTACACTTTACTTCAGCAGATATTAGTTTCAGTATTGTTGTATCATCACTTACGTGTTCTTGGTAGACATGGAACCCTTGAGGGCGTTGCAAGCCTGGATTTCTTCCCATTTGCCTGCAAGCCAGTTTAAGTGTTTTTGGTGTCAACAAATAGAGGTTGAATATTCATCAGTTTCTTGAGTGTGCATGGCTGAATTAGGCATACACGATAAGTTCATGATGCTTGTAGGTGACTTCGGTTACTTGAGAATTGACACATCTTCATGCGTCAGTTTTCATCTGGTTATCTGTGCTTTTCAAACTGGAAGATCAGCacataaaaaaaacaaagcatGCAAACTGTGTTCCTTAAATGTATTTATACTAGCTGCTTTGATGTGCTTTAATTGCTTTGTGACCCcagcaaaacaaaaccacaaaagagAAACATTCTTTGCTTGCACAGAAGCAGCATAACAGCATCTCTGTTGTTCCGGCATGTGAGTtagctttatttcttctttttttttttcagcgttaaAGTTGCTATGTATTAGCAGAATTCTTCCTACTTTTTCGCACTTCTCCttattttccctttctttctgcTTTTGTTGTGCTAGTTTTTATCTTCAGCTGAAGTTCAGCTGCTCACTGACCAAAAAGAATTTTAATTTCAGTAGTTGAACATGGTTGAAAGAATTCCACATTCTTGCGAAATTCTTATTATGGTTACAGGTATAAAGAACAGTGTTTGTCAACTCTATATGCTAAACAGCTTGCCCCCTAACATCTCGTTACGCTGCCTCTCGTTACGCTTCCTTACAGCTTGGTTTTCTTAGTGCAACTTTATCTTGTTGCTCATTCACTCTGGTAACAGTGCGAATTCGTTCTCATTGTCTTTCCATATTGATGCAAGTTTATGTAAGTGATGATTTGCCTCAGAATATTAGCAGTGATGCCATAGTCAAAGTTAGTGATTACGAGAATGGATTACTTTTACAGACGGAAGAGCTGAAGCGTGCGAACCGCCTCTGGACAAGTGACAGCTTATTTTTGCGGACATGGCTGGCAGTGCCTGTGGTAGAGGCGGGACCAGCAGTAGGTGGTGCCTCAGCCTCTGCAGGCAGAGACACCAATGGTGGGGACAGGGCAGGCTCTGAGGACACACCTTTACAGTCTGACGAGAGCATCGCAGATTTCCTGGGCCGCAttgacaattccattgccaagtCGCGCAGCCAGCTGCGCCAACTTTCTCATACGAGGTGAGACAGCTACCCgctgcggtagcccagtggctgtgccGTTTTGCTGCTTGAGGTTCGATCCCGGCCTTGATGGCTCCATTTCACTGGGGGCAAAATgtaaaaacacccatgtactgtgcattgggtgcatgttaaagaaccccaggtggtgaaaacttaCCTGTCTGTTTTACACAAAAATCTAGTTACACTAGCCCAACAGTGTGTTCCTAAATACATTTCTAGAACATAGGGCCCTTCCTTTTGCGTTTTATCGGATAAGCTATACAGTGGTTTGGGTGAGTTGATAATGCATGATTTGATGTGGGTAGTGCACTGAAAACAATTACGGAATGAGAGACATGTCCCTTTGTCCCTAGCACATTTGAGATGTGCATCAGCCTGTCCTTTTCAAGCCACACTCAGCAGCAGTCTAACATATTTCGTCACGGTAGAGGCGTACCACAAGGAGCCATTGTTTTGCCAGTTCTATTTGGCATAATGATGCGAGGCTTGGCAGTGGAACTTCTGCTCGAAAGTTTATCCTGGTGGCATCATGCTGTTGGTCGATCCAAAATACACCAGCCTCAATACTGTTCAAGTTCATGACACCATACAGCTCGTGCTCGACACCATTGATACCCGCTTACTACATATTGGCTTGCACCCATCATTTGAGTAAACATTTCTTCTTGTGGGCAGCCATGAACCAGAACAGGCCAGGATCTTCCTCTCAGCCTTGCTGGCCGACCTCTCGAGTGTTCCGTTAGGCAGTGGCAGGGGCTCCGGAAtcaggggagggggggcgcagtGGGGGCATGCCCCCCACACTCGCAGCTATCCcgcactccccccccccttcaccccTCCCACCACCCGTGAGGTTAGGGACTCCTTTAACTGGTTAAAGGGTGCTCCCTTCCTTCAACAAaggaaacaaaattttctggaagcttGTGATTTCTGAGACTCTATT
This Dermacentor silvarum isolate Dsil-2018 chromosome 6, BIME_Dsil_1.4, whole genome shotgun sequence DNA region includes the following protein-coding sequences:
- the LOC119456480 gene encoding lysM and putative peptidoglycan-binding domain-containing protein 1, with protein sequence MSASGGNETALLGSFARKQVKYGSTCKYVSRSGKTIKHVVQPGDTLQGIALRYGVTTEELKRANRLWTSDSLFLRTWLAVPVVEAGPAVGGASASAGRDTNGGDRAGSEDTPLQSDESIADFLGRIDNSIAKSRSQLRQLSHTRFEDCSVEEPTAGVAARDSAPAPVVMTRQVKHSLQRHERDHEEIFQL